The Juglans regia cultivar Chandler chromosome 2, Walnut 2.0, whole genome shotgun sequence genome includes a window with the following:
- the LOC108999207 gene encoding U-box domain-containing protein 38-like, translated as MGGNGKHRWKISFHRTSTSTSSSSNSKMESKQPNKEFICPVSRSLMSDPVVVSSGQTFERVSVQVCRDLGYSPKLEDGSRPDFTTVISNLAIKSTILNWCESSGTDYPRAPAYRTVEQLVRSEMAADRYSGLKIRVSEQELLRGVADNPPVIFSHAATELGHRVNHFYSSSSEESVVIAGSPATPLPLTTRPSCYSSSSPSSEIVENETLTQTLNPQSLTPEEEQFLAKLKSTEVFEQEEAVISLRKLTRTREDLRVPLCTPRLLSAVRSLISSKYATVQTNAIALLLNLSLENRNKVQIVRSGFVPLLIEALMDGASESQEHAAGALFSLAIEDDNQMAIGVLGALAPLMHSLRSDSERTRNDSALALYHLTLIQSNRVKLVKLGSVPTLLAMTKDGNLASRVLLILCNLALCTEGKSVMLDANAVECLVGLLRKGEVDSEATRENCVAALWALSQGSMRFRGLAKDARAGEVLREIEERGSERAREKAKRILQMMRGREEEEEARAKHWEGVLDSGSGVSRNRYRVGSGRNVNGPSSTTF; from the coding sequence ATGGGCGGTAATGGGAAACACAGGTGGAAAATCTCATTCCATCGCACCAGCACCAGCACCAGCTCCAGCTCTAACTCTAAGATGGAGTCCAAGCAACCCAACAAGGAATTCATCTGCCCCGTTTCCCGCTCCTTGATGTCCGACCCTGTCGTCGTCTCTTCCGGTCAAACCTTCGAGCGCGTCTCCGTACAAGTCTGCCGGGACCTTGGGTATTCGCCCAAGCTCGAGGATGGGTCCAGACCAGATTTCACTACAGTGATATCGAATTTGGCCATCAAATCCACAATCCTTAACTGGTGCGAGAGTTCGGGTACGGATTACCCTCGCGCACCGGCTTATCGCACAGTAGAGCAACTTGTCCGGTCGGAGATGGCGGCGGATAGGTATTCGGGGCTCAAGATTAGGGTTTCTGAGCAGGAGTTGTTGAGGGGCGTGGCGGATAACCCGCCGGTGATTTTCTCCCACGCGGCGACCGAGTTGGGTCACCGAGTCAATCACTTCTACTCGAGCTCGTCGGAGGAATCGGTTGTAATCGCGGGGAGTCCAGCCACTCCTTTGCCTCTTACGACTCGGCCTTCGTGCTACTCGTCCTCCTCTCCTTCCTCCGAAATCGTCGAGAACGAAACCCTAACTCAAACCCTAAACCCTCAGTCTCTGACTCCCGAAGAGGAACAATTTCTTGCGAAGTTGAAGAGTACCGAGGTGTTCGAACAAGAAGAAGCGGTGATTTCGCTGAGAAAGCTCACGAGAACCAGAGAAGATCTCAGGGTTCCTCTCTGTACCCCTCGGCTACTCTCAGCCGTCCGATCACTTATATCATCCAAGTACGCCACCGTACAAACCAACGCCATCGCTTTGTTGTTGAATCTTTCTCTCGAGAACCGCAACAAGGTGCAGATCGTAAGGTCAGGATTCGTCCCCCTCCTAATCGAAGCGTTGATGGACGGAGCCAGTGAATCGCAGGAGCACGCGGCCGGTGCGCTCTTCAGCTTAGCGATAGAGGACGATAACCAGATGGCAATCGGAGTGTTGGGGGCTTTAGCGCCTTTAATGCACTCGCTGAGGTCCGATAGCGAGCGAACTCGGAACGATTCGGCCCTGGCTCTGTACCATCTGACGCTGATACAGAGCAACAGGGTCAAGCTCGTGAAGCTTGGATCCGTACCGACCCTGCTGGCAATGACGAAGGACGGGAACTTAGCTAGCCGGGTGCTGTTGATATTATGCAATCTGGCGCTATGCACAGAGGGGAAGTCGGTAATGCTGGACGCGAATGCGGTGGAATGCTTGGTGGGATTGCTGCGGAAGGGGGAGGTGGACTCGGAAGCTACACGGGAGAACTGCGTGGCGGCTTTGTGGGCACTGAGTCAAGGGAGCATGAGGTTCAGGGGGTTGGCGAAGGATGCAAGAGCGGGGGAGGTGCTGAGGGAGATAGAGGAGAGAGGGAGCGAGAGGGCGAGAGAGAAGGCGAAGAGGATATTGCAGATGatgagagggagggaggaggaggaggaggcgaGGGCAAAGCACTGGGAGGGGGTTTTAGACTCCGGTAGTGGAGTTAGTCGGAATCGCTATCGAGTTGGCAGCGGGAGGAACGTGAACGGTCCAAGTTCAACGACCTTTTGA